In Solanum pennellii chromosome 3, SPENNV200, a single window of DNA contains:
- the LOC107012717 gene encoding zinc finger CCCH domain-containing protein 30, whose amino-acid sequence MITTMNMNHLTVETEDTFASLLEIAANNDVVACKRWMEHDLSSSIHEVGLWYGHQKGSRKMVLEHRTPLMIASTYGSVDVLKLILSIPEVDVNQSSGQDKSTALHCAASGGSLNAVEAVKLLLEAGADPNSEDADGNRPQDVIVVFPKFQSTKSSLETLLRSDAMGKCSLRVSTATSNSNSPPLLPSPDGTPSSASDSISFPRSAKSNDTPVSCTSERKEYPIDPSLPDIKNGIYSTDEFRMFSFKIRPCSRAYSHDWTECPFVHPGENARRRDPRKYHYSCVPCPEFRKLVCQRGDMCEYAHGVFESWLHPAQYRTRLCKDGTNCNRRVCFFAHTQEELRPLYVSTGSAVPSPCSNNIAANSMDFAATMGLTPGSPSSVRVMSPAPYTPPISPSANGISNMGWPQPSVPALHLPGSNLQSSRLRSSLNARDLTMLPDFDVHQQQFLNEFSCISQSSVNTNSLNRLAHPMALTPSNLEDLFSAESSSPRYSDQALAQTVFSPTHKSAVLNQFQQQSMLSPIKTKFSPKNVDNSLFQASFGVQTPGRMSPRGMEPISPMSSRMSMLGQREKQQQFRSLSSRDLGSTASAVIGSPTDTWSKWGSPSGYAGCAANADEFGRLKRSSSFELANNGEEPDLSWVQTLVKESPQDIKDKAVSRVLGLSGSNEDSTSNSQIEQFDQLNAWMEQMKLDKLMAQ is encoded by the coding sequence ATGATCACCACCATGAACATGAATCATTTGACTGTTGAAACGGAAGATACTTTTGCTAGCTTGCTTGAAATAGCGGCCAACAATGACGTTGTGGCGTGTAAAAGATGGATGGAGCATGATCTATCATCCAGTATTCATGAGGTAGGACTCTGGTATGGACACCAAAAGGGCTCAAGGAAAATGGTATTGGAGCATAGAACTCCTTTGATGATTGCTTCTACATATGGCAGTGTTGATGTCCTCAAACTCATTCTTTCAATACCTGAAGTTGATGTCAATCAGTCATCTGGTCAAGATAAGAGCACTGCTCTTCACTGTGCTGCATCTGGTGGATCTCTGAATGCTGTTGAAGCTGTCAAATTGCTTTTAGAAGCTGGTGCTGACCCAAACTCTGAAGACGCCGATGGCAATCGTCCTCAGGATGTCATTGTTGTATTTCCAAAGTTTCAGTCAACGAAATCATCCCTGGAGACCCTTCTTAGAAGTGATGCAATGGGGAAGTGCAGCCTGAGGGTGTCAACAGCCACTTCGAACTCAAATTCTCCACCACTTTTGCCTTCGCCTGATGGAACACCTTCTTCTGCTTCAGACTCAATCTCTTTTCCTAGGAGTGCAAAGTCCAACGATACCCCGGTGTCTTGTACATCTGAGAGGAAAGAGTACCCCATTGACCCCTCTTTGCCTGACATAAAAAACGGCATATACTCTACAGATGAATTCAGAATGTTCTCGTTTAAGATCAGGCCTTGCTCTCGTGCATACTCTCATGATTGGACTGAATGTCCATTTGTCCATCCTGGTGAAAATGCTCGAAGAAGGGATCCGAGGAAATATCACTACAGCTGTGTGCCTTGCCCCGAGTTCCGTAAGCTAGTTTGTCAACGAGGGGACATGTGTGAATATGCTCATGGAGTGTTTGAGTCTTGGCTGCATCCTGCTCAATATCGAACCCGACTTTGCAAAGATGGTACAAATTGCAATAGAAGAGTTTGCTTCTTTGCCCACACACAGGAGGAACTCAGACCCCTGTATGTCTCTACTGGTTCTGCTGTTCCCTCACCTTGCTCAAATAACATTGCTGCGAATTCCATGGATTTTGCAGCAACCATGGGCCTAACTCCAGGTTCTCCTTCATCAGTCCGTGTCATGTCCCCAGCACCTTACACTCCTCCAATATCTCCCTCTGCTAATGGAATTTCAAACATGGGTTGGCCACAACCAAGTGTTCCAGCATTGCATCTTCCTGGCAGCAATCTCCAGTCGAGCCGCTTGAGGTCATCACTAAATGCAAGAGACTTGACTATGTTGCCAGACTTTGATGTGCATCAACAGCAGTTTCTAAATGAATTTTCCTGCATATCACAGTCCAGTGTGAATACTAATTCCTTGAACCGTTTAGCTCATCCTATGGCCCTAACTCCTTCAAATCTTGAAGATTTATTTTCTGCTGAGAGCTCGTCTCCTAGATATTCTGATCAGGCATTAGCTCAAACAGTTTTCTCCCCTACCCACAAGTCTGCAGTTCTCAATCAATTCCAGCAGCAGAGCATGTTATCTCccattaaaacaaaattttcaccaaaaaatGTAGATAATTCTCTATTTCAGGCTTCTTTTGGTGTTCAAACACCGGGAAGAATGTCACCCCGAGGAATGGAGCCAATATCACCTATGAGTTCCCGTATGTCAATGCTTGGTCAACGTGAGAAACAGCAGCAATTTAGGAGTCTTAGCTCTCGTGATCTTGGCTCCACTGCTTCTGCTGTTATTGGTTCTCCAACAGATACTTGGTCCAAGTGGGGATCCCCTTCTGGATATGCAGGTTGTGCTGCCAATGCCGATGAGTTTGGTAGGCTAAAAAGATCATCTTCGTTTGAGCTTGCTAACAACGGAGAAGAACCTGATCTGTCGTGGGTTCAAACACTCGTCAAAGAATCGCCACAGGACATTAAAGACAAAGCTGTATCTCGTGTTTTAGGCCTCTCAGGTTCTAATGAAGATTCTACTTCAAATTCGCAGATTGAGCAATTCGATCAATTGAATGCATGGATGGAGCAAATGAAGCTTGATAAGCTAATGGCTCAGTAA